The following DNA comes from Brassica napus cultivar Da-Ae unplaced genomic scaffold, Da-Ae ScsIHWf_3074;HRSCAF=3885, whole genome shotgun sequence.
ttataggataaaaaatattacagttgAATTCATAGATGCAATCCAATTTACCCAAATGATAACAAATCGATCGAAAAACAATAATATcgattagatataacatatataaaatcatatgtataattaaagtaataaatattattaataaaaatgatgcttataaattataaattaatttaaaattaaaagtagtagcaatcaattattataatatatttttactttagaaatatttatatccgtgcatgagcacgggaaatcacctagtaataataattgaaagagaagaaagagtgtAGAGAAAATTCTAATATAAGGATATTTTAGAATTCTATTAGAACTCTATATGACACTTGTATACTATAGAttggttgaattttttttttgtaattaatttcagttatctaattatatatattgaaatatttatatttttgtttaagaaaCTCTTTAAAGTTCTTATTGATAAATATTGCTCTAAGGCCCAGAGAAAAGAGATACATGGAAAATAGGCCCACGAAGTAACACCACAAATTATCTTTTGCTAAGTCTTTTATgataagattagggttttcaacCTTTAACGTTTTGCCAAAGATGAGGAGAGATAGAGAAGATGGTTACACTTCTCGAGGAGAAACgttagtctctctctctcttatccaAATTTTCATTTCCTCTTTTCAAATTTATCTTCGACTTGTATAGATTGTGAGTTTGCATTTGAGGCCTATCATTTTTAGGTTTTTTCTTTGATTAAGCTGTTTTTGATTCTTAAGTCTAGTAGATGCAATTTGATTCTTGGAAAAGTTAGTAACATGTGTTTACGGAATGCAGAAACGGGCAATCTCCAACCATACGTGATGCACTGCATTATGTCAGTGCTGTGAGGAACACATTTCATGACGACATAGGGAAATATGAGACATTCCTTGAGGTCATGAAGGACTTTAGAGCTCAGAGGTATATTACCTACCGGCCTCTAGTCTCTTCCCATTTTGTTTTGTCCTTTTCAATACAGTTCAACAGAAGGTATTCGTGTATTGTTGATTTTACTGTGTTTATTCATGTTGGTTGCAGAGACGACCATAATGGTGTCATTAAAAGAATAAAAGTTTTGTTCAATGGTCACAACGACCTAATATTAGGTTTTAATACTTTCTTACCCAAAAAGTATACAATAACCTTTCCGTTGGAGGAAGAGAAACCGAAGACCAGGGTAGGTTTCCAAGATGCTTTCAGTTTCGTCACCAAGATTAAGGTATGTTATGTAATGTACGTGATGTGTAAATTACATATTGAAGTAATGTTTGATTTTCTCTTATCAGTTATGATTTACTTTAATTATTACCTTTGCAGGCAAGGTTCTCAAGTGATGAACATGCGTATAAAAGGTTTCTAGACATCATGGAGATGTATCG
Coding sequences within:
- the LOC106400390 gene encoding paired amphipathic helix protein Sin3-like 6, which gives rise to MRRDREDGYTSRGETNGQSPTIRDALHYVSAVRNTFHDDIGKYETFLEVMKDFRAQRDDHNGVIKRIKVLFNGHNDLILGFNTFLPKKYTITFPLEEEKPKTRVGFQDAFSFVTKIKARFSSDEHAYKRFLDIMEMYRKERKSIIDVYEEVTILFKGHDDLLVEFLNFLPNCAAISDMLPRHSDKVENCDEKLVVFSVVILLEVESLAKEGQGGYLNVAENGRIQDHQSGQDGGRDTDRADKTASS